The Williamsia sp. DF01-3 genome has a window encoding:
- a CDS encoding alpha-hydroxy acid oxidase has protein sequence MKRQIPKPHDLAPLMQFKKPEFNGKKRRLEAALTIEDLRTIAKRRTPRAAFDYTDGSAEAELSIARARQAFADIEFHPAILRDVSKVSTGWDVLGGPVQLPFGIAPTGFTRMMQTEGEIAGAHAAARAGIPFSLSTMGTASIEDVKAANPLGRNWFQLYMWKERERSMALVDRAAKAGYDTLLVTVDVPVAGARLRDKRNGMSIPPALTPGTVINALPRPQWWIDFLTTEPLAFASLDRWSGTVAELLDTMFDPTVTFDDLAWIRAQWPGKLVVKGIQTVADAKAVVDLGVDGLVLSNHGGRQLDRAPIPFHLLPHVAAELGRDTEIILDTGIMSGADIVAAVALGARFTLIGRAYLYGLMAGGEAGVNRAVDILAEQIERTMRLLGVTCLEELNPGHVTQLVRLAPMPAHAPSPETTR, from the coding sequence ATGAAGCGGCAGATTCCCAAGCCCCACGACCTCGCCCCCTTGATGCAGTTCAAGAAGCCCGAGTTCAACGGCAAGAAGCGACGTCTCGAGGCCGCCCTGACCATCGAGGACTTGCGCACCATCGCCAAACGCCGGACCCCGCGCGCGGCGTTCGACTACACGGACGGGTCGGCCGAGGCAGAGCTGTCCATCGCCCGCGCCCGTCAGGCCTTCGCCGACATCGAGTTCCATCCGGCGATCCTTCGAGACGTGTCCAAGGTCTCCACCGGCTGGGACGTGCTGGGCGGCCCGGTGCAGCTGCCGTTCGGTATCGCACCCACCGGCTTCACCCGGATGATGCAGACCGAAGGCGAGATCGCCGGTGCCCACGCCGCCGCGCGTGCAGGCATCCCGTTCTCGCTGTCCACCATGGGAACTGCATCCATCGAGGATGTGAAGGCCGCGAACCCGCTCGGCCGCAACTGGTTCCAGCTCTACATGTGGAAGGAACGCGAGCGGTCGATGGCGCTTGTCGACCGCGCAGCCAAGGCCGGGTACGACACCCTGCTGGTGACCGTGGACGTACCGGTCGCCGGGGCCCGACTGCGGGACAAGCGCAACGGGATGTCGATACCCCCGGCCCTGACGCCAGGAACCGTCATCAACGCATTGCCCCGCCCCCAATGGTGGATCGACTTCCTGACCACCGAACCGCTGGCCTTCGCGTCGCTGGACCGCTGGTCGGGGACGGTCGCGGAACTGCTGGACACGATGTTCGACCCCACGGTCACCTTCGACGACCTTGCCTGGATCCGCGCCCAGTGGCCCGGCAAGCTGGTGGTCAAAGGCATCCAGACGGTGGCCGACGCCAAGGCCGTCGTCGACCTCGGGGTGGACGGGCTGGTGCTGTCCAATCACGGCGGCAGGCAACTCGATCGGGCCCCGATCCCGTTCCACCTGTTGCCCCACGTCGCAGCCGAGCTGGGCCGCGACACCGAGATCATCCTCGACACCGGCATCATGTCGGGCGCGGACATCGTGGCGGCGGTTGCGCTCGGAGCCCGGTTCACCCTCATCGGCCGGGCCTACCTGTACGGCTTGATGGCGGGCGGCGAGGCCGGCGTCAACCGCGCCGTCGACATCCTCGCCGAGCAGATCGAACGCACCATGCGACTGCTCGGAGTCACCTGTCTCGAAGAGCTCAATCCCGGGCACGTCACCCAACTCGTCCGGCTCGCCCCGATGCCCGCACACGCCCCGTCGCCGGAGACGACCCGATAG
- a CDS encoding rhamnulokinase family protein — protein MTRSGPTRQLVAVDLGATSGRVMLAEVGGGQLRIEQLTRFANGPLPIWDGTRTGLHWDVPGLFAHIREGLALAARRAPDLTGIGIDSWAVDYGLLRDGRLLGLPYHYRDDRSSVGTEIVHNAVSPEILYSRNGLQFLPFNTVYQLAAEKACGTLELADHALLIPDLIGYWLTGQMRTERTNASTTGLLDIYGDWDDDLMSTLGFPTDLFGPLIEPGCELGQVLPSVGSSLGVPGGVTVNAVASHDTASAVAAVPMNSDNAAYISCGTWGLVGVELAHRVVDQAARSANFTNEVGADGRIRFLRNVMGLWLLSESVRQWEREGTVIDLPDLIDGATFARPPAQVFDTDADEFLTPGDMPSRISRWYTQRGLPAPNGHAEMVRAILESLAAAFAERVQQAAQLSATEVRTVHMVGGGAQNRLLCQLTADRLGLPVLAGPVEATAIGNVLISARTQQLIGADLTAARAMVAAAFPHSSMIRDQRL, from the coding sequence ATGACGAGGTCAGGGCCGACACGGCAGCTGGTGGCGGTGGATCTCGGCGCCACCAGCGGCCGGGTCATGCTCGCCGAGGTCGGTGGCGGACAGCTACGCATCGAGCAACTCACCCGCTTCGCAAACGGGCCCCTACCGATCTGGGACGGGACCCGGACGGGCCTGCACTGGGATGTGCCCGGGCTCTTTGCGCACATCCGAGAGGGGCTGGCACTGGCCGCGAGGCGGGCGCCCGACCTGACGGGTATCGGGATCGACTCGTGGGCGGTGGACTACGGATTGCTCCGCGACGGACGCCTGCTCGGTCTGCCCTACCACTACCGCGACGACCGATCGTCCGTCGGCACCGAGATCGTGCACAACGCCGTGTCGCCGGAGATCCTCTACTCGCGCAACGGCCTTCAGTTCCTGCCGTTCAACACCGTGTACCAGTTGGCCGCGGAGAAGGCGTGCGGCACCCTGGAGTTGGCCGACCACGCACTGCTCATCCCCGACCTCATCGGATACTGGCTGACCGGTCAGATGCGCACCGAGCGCACAAACGCCTCGACAACCGGACTGCTCGACATCTACGGGGACTGGGACGACGACCTGATGTCGACACTGGGCTTCCCGACAGACCTGTTCGGTCCGCTGATCGAGCCCGGTTGCGAACTCGGGCAGGTGTTGCCGTCGGTCGGTTCGAGTCTGGGTGTGCCAGGGGGTGTGACAGTGAACGCGGTCGCATCCCACGACACCGCATCGGCCGTCGCCGCTGTACCGATGAATTCCGACAATGCCGCCTACATCTCCTGCGGCACGTGGGGCCTGGTCGGTGTGGAACTGGCGCACCGGGTGGTGGATCAGGCCGCCCGCTCGGCGAACTTCACCAATGAGGTCGGTGCCGATGGCCGTATCCGCTTCCTGCGCAACGTCATGGGTTTGTGGTTGCTCAGCGAATCGGTACGGCAATGGGAACGCGAGGGCACCGTGATCGACCTCCCCGACCTGATCGACGGGGCCACCTTCGCCCGACCTCCGGCCCAGGTCTTCGACACCGACGCCGACGAGTTCCTGACCCCTGGCGACATGCCTTCGCGCATCTCGAGGTGGTACACCCAGCGGGGCCTACCGGCCCCGAACGGGCATGCCGAGATGGTGCGCGCCATCTTGGAGAGTCTGGCCGCCGCTTTTGCCGAACGCGTGCAACAGGCCGCGCAGCTGTCGGCGACCGAGGTACGCACCGTGCACATGGTCGGCGGCGGTGCTCAGAACCGCCTCCTGTGCCAGCTGACCGCCGACCGGCTCGGTCTGCCGGTGCTCGCCGGCCCGGTGGAGGCCACCGCCATCGGCAACGTACTGATCTCAGCCCGCACACAACAACTGATCGGCGCCGATCTCACCGCTGCTCGCGCGATGGTCGCGGCGGCCTTCCCCCACAGCAGTATGATCCGCGACCAGCGGCTCTGA
- the map gene encoding type I methionyl aminopeptidase: protein MGFRKPKPVPFRSAGEVDAMAAAGEVVGRALVAVREAAKAGVSTLELDEVAESVIREAGAVPSFLGYHGFTGSICSSVNDVVVHGIPSKDVVLAEHDLVSIDCGAILDGWHGDSAWTFGVGDLSAADQDLNDATRLAMEAGIAAMVDGGRLTDISHAIETATRAAEKTYGRTFGIVDGYGGHGIGREMHLDPFLPNEGKAGRGPQLVIGSTLAIEPMLTLGTVETTVLDDGWTVITNDGTRASHWEHTVVVTSDGPRILTVRP from the coding sequence ATGGGGTTTCGTAAACCCAAGCCCGTTCCGTTCCGTTCGGCGGGCGAGGTGGACGCCATGGCCGCTGCCGGTGAGGTTGTCGGCCGCGCGCTGGTTGCCGTACGCGAAGCCGCCAAGGCAGGTGTCTCCACCCTGGAACTGGACGAGGTCGCCGAGTCGGTGATCCGCGAGGCCGGGGCCGTCCCATCGTTTCTCGGCTACCACGGGTTCACGGGCTCCATCTGTTCGTCGGTCAACGATGTTGTGGTGCACGGCATCCCGTCCAAGGACGTGGTGCTCGCCGAGCACGACCTGGTGTCCATCGACTGTGGAGCGATTCTCGACGGCTGGCACGGTGACTCCGCGTGGACCTTCGGGGTCGGTGACCTGTCGGCGGCCGATCAGGACCTCAACGACGCGACCCGGCTGGCCATGGAGGCAGGTATTGCCGCGATGGTCGACGGCGGCCGACTCACCGACATCTCGCACGCGATCGAGACAGCCACGCGTGCTGCGGAGAAGACCTACGGCCGGACCTTCGGCATCGTGGACGGATACGGCGGCCACGGCATCGGACGCGAGATGCATCTGGACCCGTTCCTGCCGAATGAGGGCAAGGCGGGCCGGGGCCCGCAGCTGGTGATCGGATCCACGCTCGCGATCGAGCCCATGCTCACCCTCGGCACGGTGGAAACCACCGTGCTCGACGACGGTTGGACCGTCATCACCAACGACGGCACCCGTGCCTCGCATTGGGAGCACACCGTTGTGGTCACCTCCGACGGTCCTCGCATCCTCACCGTCCGCCCGTAA
- a CDS encoding bifunctional aldolase/short-chain dehydrogenase: MTDKAATTQALPNTNPTVSALIERSNRLGSDPKNTNYAGGNTSAKGTDIDPVTGADVDLMWVKGSGGDLGTLTEKGLAVLRLDRLRSLVDVYPGVEREDEMVAAFDYTLHGRGGAAPSIDTAMHGLVDAAHVDHLHPDSGIAIATAADGEAITKQIYGDRVIWIPWQRPGFQLGLDIAEHKRRNPQAIGTILGGHGITAWGETSEEAEANSLEIIRAAEEYIARNGRPQPFGPALRGFGPLPDDERRAKAAALAPTLRGLVSTDNPQVGHFTDTDPVLEFLSAAEHPQLAALGTSCPDHFLRTKVKPMVLDLPADASVDDCIARLKELHAAYRKDYTAYYERHATPGSPAMRGADPAIVLIPGVGMFSYGKDKQTARVAAEFYLNAINVMRGAEAISHYRPIDEAEKFRIEYWALEEAKLARMPKPKPLATRIALVTGAASGIGKAIAQRLAAEGACVVIADLDADKAQAAAEEIGSPDVAIGIRADVTDEEQVQAAVDACVLAFGGIDLVVNNAGLSLSKSLLDTTSADWDLQHNVMARGSFLVSKAAAKALIEQQMGGDILYISSKNSVFAGPNNIAYSATKADQAHQVRLLAAELGEHGVKVNGINPDGVVRGSGIFAGGWGAKRAAVYGVPEEELGEFYAQRTLLKREVLPENIANAAFVLCSADMSHTTGLHVPVDAGVAAAFLR, translated from the coding sequence ATGACCGACAAAGCAGCCACAACCCAGGCACTCCCGAATACCAACCCCACCGTCAGCGCGCTGATCGAGCGGTCCAACCGACTCGGTTCCGACCCCAAGAACACCAACTATGCCGGCGGCAACACCTCTGCCAAAGGCACCGACATCGACCCGGTCACCGGCGCCGACGTCGACTTGATGTGGGTCAAGGGATCCGGCGGAGACCTCGGCACACTGACCGAGAAGGGCCTGGCCGTTCTGCGCCTGGATCGGCTCCGGTCCTTGGTCGACGTGTACCCCGGTGTCGAGCGCGAAGACGAGATGGTCGCGGCGTTCGACTACACGCTGCACGGGCGCGGTGGCGCAGCGCCGTCGATCGACACCGCCATGCACGGTCTCGTCGACGCCGCCCATGTCGACCACCTGCATCCTGACTCCGGGATCGCCATCGCCACCGCTGCGGACGGTGAGGCCATCACCAAGCAGATCTACGGCGACCGGGTGATCTGGATCCCGTGGCAGCGACCGGGTTTTCAGCTCGGTCTCGACATCGCCGAACACAAGCGCCGCAATCCGCAGGCCATCGGGACCATCCTCGGTGGACACGGCATCACAGCGTGGGGTGAGACGTCCGAAGAAGCCGAGGCGAACTCACTGGAGATCATCAGGGCGGCCGAAGAGTACATCGCCCGCAACGGGCGACCGCAGCCTTTCGGCCCGGCGCTGCGTGGGTTCGGGCCGCTGCCCGACGACGAGAGGCGGGCCAAGGCGGCGGCACTGGCGCCGACACTGCGCGGTCTGGTGAGCACCGACAATCCTCAGGTCGGTCACTTCACGGACACCGATCCCGTCCTCGAATTCCTCTCTGCCGCAGAGCATCCGCAGCTGGCAGCCCTCGGCACCTCCTGCCCCGATCACTTCCTGCGCACCAAGGTGAAGCCGATGGTGCTCGATCTGCCTGCCGACGCATCCGTGGACGACTGCATCGCCCGACTGAAGGAGCTCCACGCCGCGTACCGCAAGGACTACACGGCCTACTACGAGCGGCACGCCACCCCCGGCTCCCCCGCCATGCGCGGTGCCGATCCGGCGATCGTGCTGATCCCCGGGGTCGGGATGTTCAGCTACGGAAAGGACAAACAGACCGCGCGGGTTGCCGCTGAGTTCTACCTCAACGCCATCAACGTGATGCGCGGCGCCGAGGCCATCTCGCACTACCGCCCCATCGACGAGGCCGAGAAGTTCCGGATCGAATACTGGGCCCTGGAAGAGGCCAAACTGGCCCGGATGCCGAAACCGAAGCCACTGGCGACGCGCATCGCGCTTGTCACCGGGGCAGCTTCGGGTATCGGCAAGGCCATCGCGCAGCGCCTGGCCGCCGAGGGTGCCTGCGTGGTGATCGCCGATCTCGACGCCGACAAGGCACAGGCAGCCGCCGAGGAGATCGGCTCGCCCGACGTGGCAATCGGCATCCGTGCCGACGTCACCGACGAAGAGCAGGTGCAAGCAGCGGTCGACGCGTGCGTGCTGGCCTTCGGAGGTATCGACCTGGTGGTGAACAATGCCGGCCTTTCATTGTCGAAGTCGTTGCTGGACACCACTAGTGCAGACTGGGACCTGCAGCACAACGTGATGGCCCGTGGCTCCTTCCTGGTGTCGAAGGCGGCAGCCAAGGCCCTCATCGAGCAGCAGATGGGCGGCGACATCCTCTACATCTCGTCGAAGAACTCGGTGTTCGCCGGCCCGAACAACATCGCCTACTCGGCGACCAAGGCCGACCAGGCACATCAGGTTCGCCTGCTCGCGGCAGAGCTCGGAGAACACGGCGTGAAGGTGAACGGCATCAACCCCGATGGCGTTGTGCGCGGCTCGGGAATCTTCGCCGGTGGATGGGGCGCCAAACGTGCTGCGGTGTACGGAGTGCCGGAGGAAGAGCTCGGTGAGTTCTACGCGCAGCGCACCCTGCTCAAACGTGAAGTGCTGCCGGAGAACATCGCCAACGCGGCGTTTGTCCTGTGCAGCGCGGACATGTCGCACACGACCGGCCTGCACGTGCCGGTCGACGCCGGTGTGGCGGCGGCTTTCCTGCGATGA
- the rhaI gene encoding L-rhamnose isomerase, which yields MTAVNAPGSLLENLAIELPSWAFGNSGTRFKVFGTPGTPRTVEEKIADAAVVNRLTGLAPSVALHIPWDMTDDFSALGRYAADHGVRLGTINSNTFQDDDYKFGSLTHIDKTVRQKAIDHHLRCIEVMNETGSRDLKIWLADGTNYPGQGDIRARQDRLAESLATIYQHIGESQRLVLEYKFFEPAMYMTDVPDWGTSYTQVSALGERAMVCLDTGHHAPGTNIEFIVAQLLRLGKLGSFDFNSRFYADDDLIVGAADPFQLFRIMCEVIRGGGLDADSPVALMLDQCHNVEEKIPGQIRSVLNVQEMTARALLVDTDAMAAAQEAGDVLGANGIVMDAFYTDVRPMLAQWRTERGLPADPMAAFAASGYREQMATERASGTQSSWNA from the coding sequence CTCGCAATCGAGTTGCCGTCCTGGGCATTCGGGAACTCCGGGACCCGCTTCAAGGTCTTCGGTACGCCGGGCACGCCTCGCACCGTCGAGGAGAAGATCGCCGACGCCGCCGTCGTCAACCGCCTCACCGGGTTGGCACCCTCGGTTGCGCTGCACATCCCCTGGGACATGACCGACGACTTCTCGGCGTTGGGACGGTACGCCGCCGACCACGGCGTGCGGCTCGGCACCATCAACTCCAACACCTTCCAGGACGACGACTACAAGTTCGGCAGCCTCACCCACATCGACAAGACCGTGCGCCAGAAGGCAATCGACCACCATCTGCGATGCATCGAGGTGATGAATGAGACCGGGTCGCGGGACCTCAAGATCTGGCTCGCCGACGGCACCAACTACCCCGGGCAGGGCGACATCCGGGCCCGGCAGGATCGCCTCGCCGAATCGCTGGCAACCATCTACCAGCACATCGGTGAGAGTCAGCGACTCGTGCTCGAATACAAGTTCTTCGAGCCGGCGATGTACATGACCGACGTGCCGGACTGGGGTACGTCGTACACGCAGGTCAGTGCTCTCGGCGAGCGAGCGATGGTCTGCCTCGACACCGGGCATCACGCACCCGGCACCAACATCGAGTTCATCGTGGCCCAGTTGCTGCGCCTGGGAAAGCTCGGGTCGTTCGATTTCAACTCGCGTTTCTACGCAGACGACGACCTGATCGTCGGGGCTGCTGACCCGTTCCAGTTGTTCCGCATCATGTGCGAGGTGATCCGCGGCGGCGGTCTCGACGCCGACTCCCCGGTGGCCCTCATGCTCGACCAATGCCACAACGTCGAAGAGAAGATCCCCGGGCAGATCCGCTCCGTGCTCAACGTGCAGGAGATGACAGCAAGAGCTCTGCTCGTCGACACCGACGCAATGGCCGCCGCACAAGAAGCGGGAGATGTGTTGGGTGCCAACGGAATCGTGATGGATGCGTTCTACACGGACGTGAGGCCGATGCTGGCCCAGTGGCGCACCGAACGTGGACTGCCCGCCGATCCGATGGCCGCGTTCGCGGCGTCGGGATACCGAGAACAGATGGCGACCGAGCGGGCCTCGGGCACCCAGTCGTCCTGGAACGCATGA
- a CDS encoding LacI family DNA-binding transcriptional regulator has translation MAVSVRDVAAAAEVSVGTVSNVLNAPEKVAPTTVERVHRAIADLGFVRNDAARQLKAGRSRCVGLIVLDVGNPFFTDLARAAERRAAENRLTVLLGTSDDDPARERAYVETFDEQRVYGVLVSPVGDDLSRLAELHRRGTPVVLVDRRGEGSPFSSVAVDDVAGGRLACEHLCAIGRRRIAFIGGPANLHQVADRLRGARKAVAEVQDAELEVITTGALSVLAGRAAGEGIGSRPAADRPDAIFCANDLLAIGVLQALTMLGDVSVPGDIALIGYDDIDFAQSAVVPLSSIRQPSGQLGTHAVDLLLAETDRAPGAGPEHILFQPELVARASTVGATSSDQPIDI, from the coding sequence GTGGCAGTGAGCGTTCGCGACGTCGCCGCTGCGGCAGAGGTGTCCGTCGGGACGGTCTCCAACGTCCTCAACGCACCGGAGAAGGTTGCCCCCACCACCGTCGAACGGGTCCATCGAGCCATCGCCGACCTCGGATTCGTCCGCAACGATGCGGCCCGTCAGCTCAAGGCGGGCCGGTCACGGTGTGTCGGGCTGATCGTCCTCGACGTCGGTAACCCCTTCTTCACCGACCTGGCGCGGGCGGCCGAACGCAGGGCCGCCGAGAACCGGCTCACGGTACTCCTCGGGACCTCGGACGATGACCCGGCACGAGAACGCGCATACGTCGAAACCTTTGACGAACAGCGCGTTTACGGTGTCCTGGTCTCCCCCGTCGGAGACGACCTGAGCCGTCTCGCCGAGCTCCACCGACGCGGGACCCCCGTGGTCCTGGTGGACCGTCGTGGCGAGGGGAGCCCATTTTCGTCGGTGGCAGTCGACGATGTCGCCGGGGGCAGACTCGCCTGCGAACATCTCTGCGCCATCGGTCGCCGGCGCATCGCCTTCATCGGCGGACCGGCAAATCTTCACCAGGTCGCCGACCGGTTACGCGGTGCACGCAAGGCGGTTGCCGAGGTCCAGGACGCCGAGCTCGAGGTCATCACGACGGGCGCCCTGAGCGTGCTCGCGGGCCGCGCTGCCGGCGAGGGCATCGGTTCGCGACCGGCTGCCGACCGTCCCGACGCCATCTTCTGCGCCAACGACCTGCTGGCCATCGGCGTACTGCAAGCACTGACGATGCTCGGAGACGTGTCGGTTCCCGGAGACATCGCGCTGATCGGGTACGACGACATCGACTTCGCACAGTCAGCCGTCGTTCCCCTCTCGTCGATCCGTCAGCCCAGCGGTCAGCTCGGGACTCACGCGGTGGACCTGCTGCTCGCCGAGACGGACAGGGCTCCGGGCGCCGGTCCCGAGCACATTCTCTTCCAGCCGGAACTGGTCGCCCGCGCCTCCACCGTGGGCGCGACATCGAGCGATCAGCCCATCGACATCTGA
- the dtd gene encoding D-aminoacyl-tRNA deacylase, protein MRALLQRVTEASVEVEGEVVGRIEPGDGRHGLVALIGVTHTDGADEARTLADKIWRLRILEGEKSAADLGAPILVISQFTLYANTTKGRRPSWNAAAPGSVAEPLVDEVVAALRSSGAEVATGRFGAHMQVNLVNDGPVTIMLEV, encoded by the coding sequence GTGAGAGCACTTCTGCAGAGGGTCACCGAAGCGTCGGTCGAGGTCGAAGGTGAGGTGGTCGGCCGGATCGAACCCGGCGATGGTCGCCATGGCCTGGTCGCGCTCATCGGGGTGACGCACACCGATGGCGCCGACGAAGCCAGGACCCTCGCCGACAAGATCTGGCGGCTCCGGATTCTCGAAGGAGAGAAGTCAGCTGCCGACCTCGGCGCACCGATTCTCGTGATCAGTCAGTTCACCCTGTACGCCAACACCACCAAAGGACGTCGGCCGTCCTGGAATGCGGCAGCGCCGGGTTCGGTGGCAGAACCACTCGTGGACGAGGTGGTCGCAGCGCTGCGGTCGTCGGGTGCCGAAGTGGCGACCGGCCGGTTCGGGGCGCACATGCAGGTCAACCTGGTCAACGACGGCCCGGTGACCATCATGTTGGAGGTCTGA
- a CDS encoding molybdopterin-dependent oxidoreductase: MHEEKTTYCRICEPLCGMIATVEDGKLLSLRPDKQNPLSKGFACPKGIAFTEIVNDPDRVLHPLRKNEFGEFEKVSWDTAMSDITSRLGAIHRRDGAGSIGWYFGNPATFSTGHTLWVANFTTLLGTPHVYSAGSQDVNNRFVASHFLYGTPVAAPIPDINRVQFLVIIGANPVVSHGSVMSSPRIRESLQAITNRGGRVLVIDPRRTETAREFEWQPIVPDTDALLLLSLLHVMFAEKLADEDQLAEQSTGIESIKELAAGFAPEVTADRTGIDPHTVRDLARTLVVTDRAAIYGRIGTSLGRAGTLTTALLDIVNLVAGNLDVAGGSMFGDLGIPGQRLGVAALQHVSRFAWNGRRSRVGDLPQVLGTAPASVMAKEMLTPGRGQLKALFVSAGNPVLSVPNGDELSKALGDLELMVSLDFYQNETNAHADYILPTTTMYERSDFLLPFQALFTTPFKQATEAVIPPRGEAREEWEIINELVASLAKQAPLLGGLHLFNKFAGLVGKPWTPTRLSDLVVRIGIGGDRFGLRRGGLTFEKLINKFPHGKIVADNLEPGQLRKIVTHRARKIRLDAPELLAEIDRLERDTDPGYPLRLIGMREIRSENSWQHNAPMLLRGGRTHAARMHPTDAADRGIAEGELISVASRHGQIALPVTLTDDIKQGVVAIPHGWGHNGNGGWTRANDAASNDLGTGGVNVNKLISSDPKDLERLAGMANMTGVPIQVAALDRTSDSIRDRLSASSDMVASGE; encoded by the coding sequence GTGCACGAAGAGAAGACCACCTATTGCCGGATCTGCGAACCGCTCTGCGGGATGATCGCCACCGTCGAGGACGGGAAACTGCTATCGCTGCGGCCGGACAAGCAGAACCCGTTGTCCAAGGGCTTCGCCTGCCCCAAAGGCATCGCCTTCACGGAGATCGTCAACGACCCCGACCGCGTTCTGCACCCCCTGCGCAAGAACGAGTTCGGCGAGTTCGAAAAGGTCTCCTGGGACACCGCGATGTCCGACATCACCTCTCGCCTCGGCGCGATCCACCGCCGTGACGGTGCCGGCAGCATCGGATGGTATTTCGGCAATCCGGCAACATTCTCCACCGGCCACACACTCTGGGTGGCCAACTTCACGACGCTGCTGGGCACACCACACGTCTACTCGGCCGGGTCGCAAGACGTCAACAACCGATTCGTGGCAAGTCACTTCCTCTACGGCACCCCGGTTGCCGCACCCATTCCCGACATCAACCGGGTGCAGTTCCTGGTGATCATCGGCGCCAATCCCGTTGTCTCCCACGGCAGTGTGATGAGTTCACCGCGTATCCGGGAAAGCCTGCAGGCCATCACGAACCGCGGTGGACGCGTGCTGGTGATCGACCCTCGCCGCACCGAGACCGCCCGCGAGTTCGAATGGCAGCCGATCGTCCCGGATACCGACGCGCTGCTGCTCCTGTCGCTCCTGCACGTCATGTTCGCCGAGAAGCTCGCCGACGAGGATCAGCTGGCCGAGCAATCCACCGGTATCGAGTCGATCAAAGAACTGGCCGCCGGTTTCGCTCCCGAGGTGACCGCCGATCGCACGGGCATCGATCCCCACACCGTGCGCGATTTGGCCCGCACGCTGGTGGTCACCGACCGCGCCGCGATCTACGGCCGGATCGGGACGTCGCTGGGTCGCGCAGGCACCCTCACCACCGCGTTGCTCGACATCGTCAACCTCGTCGCCGGCAACCTCGACGTCGCCGGCGGATCGATGTTCGGCGATCTGGGCATCCCCGGACAACGCCTGGGAGTGGCAGCGCTGCAACATGTCTCGCGGTTCGCGTGGAACGGCCGGCGCAGCAGGGTCGGCGATCTGCCGCAGGTTCTGGGCACCGCTCCGGCCTCGGTGATGGCCAAGGAGATGCTCACCCCGGGCAGAGGACAACTCAAGGCCCTGTTCGTGAGCGCCGGCAATCCGGTTCTGTCGGTGCCCAACGGCGACGAACTCTCCAAGGCGCTCGGCGACCTGGAGTTGATGGTGTCCCTCGACTTCTATCAGAACGAGACCAACGCTCACGCCGACTACATCCTGCCCACCACCACGATGTACGAGCGCTCCGACTTCCTCCTCCCCTTCCAGGCCCTGTTCACCACGCCCTTCAAACAGGCCACCGAAGCCGTCATCCCGCCTCGCGGGGAAGCGCGCGAGGAATGGGAGATCATCAACGAGCTCGTGGCGTCGCTTGCCAAACAGGCACCGCTGTTGGGCGGGCTGCACCTGTTCAACAAGTTCGCCGGTCTGGTCGGCAAGCCGTGGACCCCTACGAGGCTCTCCGATCTGGTGGTGCGCATCGGGATCGGCGGTGACCGTTTCGGTCTTCGCCGCGGTGGCCTCACCTTCGAGAAGCTGATCAACAAGTTCCCGCACGGCAAGATAGTCGCCGACAATCTCGAGCCCGGTCAGCTGCGCAAGATCGTCACCCATCGAGCGCGCAAGATCCGGTTGGACGCGCCCGAGTTGCTCGCCGAGATCGACCGCCTCGAGCGTGATACCGACCCCGGCTACCCTTTACGGCTCATCGGCATGCGCGAGATCCGTTCGGAGAACAGCTGGCAACACAACGCCCCGATGTTGTTGCGCGGCGGCAGGACTCATGCGGCCCGCATGCACCCCACCGATGCCGCCGACCGAGGAATCGCGGAGGGCGAGCTGATCAGTGTCGCGTCGCGGCACGGTCAGATCGCGCTTCCGGTGACGCTGACGGACGACATCAAACAGGGCGTCGTCGCCATCCCACACGGCTGGGGCCACAACGGGAACGGCGGGTGGACCAGAGCGAACGACGCCGCGAGCAACGACCTCGGCACCGGCGGGGTCAACGTCAACAAGCTCATCTCCTCGGACCCCAAGGATCTCGAGCGCCTGGCAGGGATGGCCAACATGACCGGCGTGCCGATCCAGGTTGCCGCCCTCGACCGCACGTCCGACTCCATCCGCGACCGGCTGAGCGCGTCATCGGACATGGTCGCCTCCGGCGAGTAG